A genomic region of Cryptococcus neoformans var. grubii H99 chromosome 13, complete sequence contains the following coding sequences:
- a CDS encoding uridine permease, variant has product MPIRLRMPKLVVEGSKGREAALENDDLLPIPLERRTWNFTTFSIFWFSAVGTVANWLSGGTFLSYGITVWDGILCNFFGYLLISFFMVINGCAGSVYHIGFPVYCRSSFGVFGSFWPVFNRALSACVWNGVNTVTGGQCIYIFLHSIFPSIAHLPNHMPSTSGMTSAQMCGFFLFWFFTGCALFLSVPKWKILIHAKLIAYFLSCVGMLALALTTSKGVGNTLTAGPTAHGSERAWLIVRFTLLSAAGCSTFASNASDWQRNATHKRDPIFGQIFGFPMSNFITTLCGLIVAASSEKAYGTLIWNPLTYLDRILTENYVAKTRAGTAIISIGFAYSALFSCVFENVLPAGNDISSLAPKYLSMKRAFAICMIITVVLLFLKYLLGSAGIFVTFISSYQIFLFSIVGVLLVDYYVVSKGRLDLTWMYTADKKGPYYYTFGINWRAIFAYCIGAGVNFAGCKYFI; this is encoded by the exons ATGCCTATACGACTAAGGATGCCCAagttggtggtggaaggCTCAAAAGGCAGAGAGGCTGCGCTTGAAAATGATGATCTTCTGCCCATTCCAttggagagaag AACTTGGAATTTCACCACTTTCT CAATATTCTGGTTCTCGGCTGTTGGAACGGTTGCCAACTGGTTGAGCGGAGGCACATTCTTGTCC TACGGCATCACTGTCTGGGATGGTATCCTTTGCAACTTTTTCGGATatctcctcatctccttcttcatggTCATCAATGGTTGCGCCGGTTCTGTCTATCAC ATCGGTTTCCCTGTTTATTGTCGATCTTCATTTGGCGTCTTTGGTTCATTTTGGCCTGTGTTCAATCGTGCTCTCTCAGCATGTGTCTGGAACGGCGTCAACACCGTCACCGGCGGTCAATGTATCtacatcttcctccactctatctttccttccattgCTCATCTCCCCAATCACATGCCCTCCACCTCGGGTATGACCTCTGCCCAGATGTGCggcttctttctcttctggTTCTTCACCGGCTGCGCACTCTTTCTCTCCGTTCCCAAATGGAAGATCCTCATCCATGCCAAGCTCATCGCCTACTTCCTCAGTTGCGTGGGCATGCTCGCTCTCGCGCTCACCACCAGCAAAGGTGTAGGAAACACTTTGACAGCTGGACCTACAGCTCATGGAAGTGAGAGAGCATGGTTGATTGTGAGGTTCACTTTGCTCTCTGCGGCGGGGTGTTCAACATTTGCGAGTAATGCGAGTGATTGGCAGCGAAATGCTACCCACAAGAGGGATCCCATTTTCGGTCAGATCTTTGGCTTCCCAATGTCCAAC TTTATCACCACCCTCTGCGGTCTCATCGTCGCCGCTTCCTCCGAAAAAGCATACGGCACCCTCATCTGGAATCCACTCACCTACCTTGATCGTATTCTGACGGAAAATTACGTTGCCAAAACCCGAGCGGGCACTGCAATCATCTCTATCGGTTTTGCTTATTCTGCGCTCTTTTCTTGTGTGTTTGAGAATGTGTTGCCGGCGGGTAATGATATCAGCTCTTTGGCGCCCAAATATTTGTCAATGAAGAGGGCGTTTGCGATCTGTATGATTATAACTGTGGT CTTACTCTTTCTCAAGTATCTCCTTGGGTCGGCGGGTATCTTCGTCACATTCATCTCGTCATACCagatcttcctcttcagtaTTGTTGGCGTTCTTCTCGTTGATTACTACGTCGTCTCAAAGGGTCGACTTGACCTTACTTGGATGTATACTGCAGACAAGAAAGGTCCTTACT ACTATACCTTCGGTATCAACTGGAGGGCAATATTTGCTTACTGTATCGGCGCTGGCGTCAATTTTGCCGGCTGTAAATATTTCATTTAA
- a CDS encoding solute carrier family 25 (mitochondrial carnitine/acylcarnitine transporter), member 20/29, with product MSEITPISEYSQPPKKRNDVAIELLSGSFGGASQVLTGQPLDTLKTRAQTAPKGQFKNTWDIFKVTVRNEGFLALYKGMMSPLLGVAAVNSLLFTAYGTARRIVSPYPDLSIAQVAAAGAMAGAANAVLASPVEMFKIKMQGQYGGKDDKRLGRVVGDMWKEYGLRNGIMRGYWVTVIREIPAYAGFYAGYEYSKRWFAKHYAPNNLPIWTLLASGAIGGVTYWLACYPLDVVKSRVQMAKLPPSKGGWLSGGYVAREMSAIVKEGGVSSLFRGIGPSLVRAVPAAGATFAAYEVAREYIINHDLL from the exons ATGTCTGAAATTACTCCCATATCTGAGTATTCTCAACCAcccaagaagaggaatgaTGTTGCTATTGAACTTCTCTCTGGCAGTTTCGGAGGTGCTTCTCAAGTCTTGACCGGTCAA CCCCTTGACACCCTGAAAACT CGAGCACAAACCGCACCTAAAGGGCAGTTCAAGAACACCTGGGACATCTTCAAGGTTACCGTGAGAAATGAGGGCTTTTTGGCGTTATACAAGGGTATG ATGTCACCTCTTCTCGGTGTAGCCGCTGTcaactctcttctttttacCGCTTACGGCACCGCTCGCCGTATCGTCTCTCCCTATCCCGACCTTTCCATTGCTCAAGTTGCCGCTGCTGGCGCTATGGCCGGTGCCGCCAACGCTGTTTTGGCCTCTCCC GTTGAGATGTTCAAGATTAAGATGCAAGGACAGTACGGCGGAAAGGACGATAAGAGGCTTGGGCGGGTTGTCGGTGACATGTGGAAGGAGTATGGATTGCGAAATGGTATCATGCGAGGATACTGG GTCACCGTCATTCGAGAAATTCCTGCCTACGCGGGTTTCTATGCTG GCTATGAATACAGCAAGCGTTGGTTTGCCAAGCATTACGCTCCTAACAATCTCCCTATCTGGACTCTCCTCGCATCGGGTGCCATCGGCGGTGTCACCTATTGGCTTGCCTGTTACCCTCTCGACGTCGTCAAGTCTCGAGTACAGATGGCGAAGCTTCCACCAAGTAAGGGAGGGTGGTTGAGCGGAGGTTACGTCGCAAGGGAGATGAGCGCGATCGtcaaggaaggtggtgtGAGCTCATTGTTCCGTGGCATTGGGCCGTCTCTTGTTAGGGCTGTGCCCGCTGCCGGTGCTACCTTTGCCGCTTATGAAGTTGCTAGGG AATACATCATCAATCACGACCTTTTGTAA
- a CDS encoding 1,3-beta-glucan synthase component FKS1 has translation MSYPNPPPPPKGSASFSSSSSDPFNQTNQLPYDSQFPPQHAFAHPSAPNPGAGGAGVAPPGQGGQYAPYYDNEPEMGGRWEGGGMGRETWASESGWSQNEPNYPPSDYHGGPGYLPSRASTPTFEGSNAGHRPRDPYPAWTVDANIPLSKEEIEDVLIDLANKFGFQKDSSRNVYDFLMIQLDSRASRMSPNQALLTLHADYIGGEHANYRKWYFAAQLDLDDAIGAVQNPGLNRVRSVARRGGKTKNPLATAQEKSLESATSRWRTAMNNMSQYDRLRQVALYLLCWGEAAQVRFMPECLCFIFKCADDYYRSPECQNRQEAVPEGLYLRAVIKPLYRFLRDQGYEVVDGKFLRRERDHDKVIGYDDVNQLFWYPEGISRITLNDNTRLVDIPPAQRFMKFDRIDWNKVFFKTYLEKRSFFHLLVNFNRIWVLHISVFWFFTAYNAPSIYAPSGSTTATTPMAWSMTGLGGFVATLIMIAATLAEFSYIPTTWNNTSHLTRRLIFLLIILAITGGPSIYIAFFNQTGHVALILGIVQFFCSVVATIAFATLPSGRMFGDRVAGKSRKYLANQTFTASYPALGFYPRVASFLLWFLVFGCKFTESYFFLTLSFRDPMKVMNGMKVQNCHDKYFGNGLCTNQPAFALAVMFVMDLTLFFLDTFLWYVIWNTVFSIARSFAIGMSIWTPWKDIFARLPKRIYAKILATDDMEVKYKPKVLVSQVWNAVIISMYREHLLSIEHVQKLLYHQIQSDQPGKRTLRAPAFFISQSEKGSKAEFFPKGSEAERRICFFAQSLTTSIPAPIPVDAMPTFTVLVPHYSEKILLSLREIIREEDQNTRVTLLEYLKQLHPVEWDNFVRDTKILAEESDAFNGGNPFASDEKEEAKKADDIPFYTIGFKSAAPEYTLRTRIWASLRAQTLYRTVSGFMNYSKAIKLLYRVENPEVVQLFGGNTDQLERELERMARRKFKFVVSMQRYSKFNKEEHENAEFLLRAYPDLQIAYLDEEPPRKDGGESRIFSALIDGHSEIMPNGRRRPKFRIELPGNPILGDGKSDNQNHAIVFYRGEYLQLIDANQDNYLEECLKIRNVLGEFEEFKVSTQSPYAAQGHADFAKFPVAILGAREYIFSENIGILGDIAAGKEQTFGTLAARSLSYIGGKLHYGHPDFLNAIYMNTRGGVSKAQKGLHLNEDIFAGMLAFGRGGRIKHSEYYQCGKGRDLGFGTILNFQTKIGTGMGEQMLSREYYYLGTQLPIDRFLTFYYGHPGFHINNILVMMSVQVFMLALVFLGTLNKQLTVCRYSSGGDILPGQSGCYNLVPVFKWIKRCIISIFIVFWIAFVPLFVQELTERGTGRAILRLCKHFLSLSPVFEVFSTQIYMHSILNDLTFGGARYIATGRGFATTRISFSILYSRFAGPSIYLGMRTLVLLLFITLTVWVPHLIYFWITVVGLCVAPFLFNPHQFAIADFIIDYREFLRWMSRGNSRTHANSWVGYCRLSRTRVTGFKRKRLGLPSEKLSSDVPRAPWKAILIGEIIGPICLAILFVICYLFIKSFAVDGQIQPGLVRIAIIALGPIVWNMALLITLFLISVFLGPCLNSYTHQFGATMAALAHFGAVAGMLVFFELLWFLELWNTSHAVLGIIAVISVQRCIFKFLIAVFLSREFKHDETNRAWWTGVWFNRGLGSHALSQPAREFVVKTIEMGLYSADFIACHLLLALLTIPMFIPYFDRVHATMLFWLAPNQQIRPPIYSFRQRSQRRKIVFKYGLLYLIIQGIFIALIVVPIIFKDVAGLTPKSVPFNGII, from the exons ATGTCATATCCCAATCCCCCGCCACCGCCGAAAGGGTCtgcttccttttcttcatcctcttccgatCCTTTCAACCAAACCAACCAACTTCCCTACGACTCCCAATTCCCCCCTCAACATGCTTTCGCCCATCCCAGTGCGCCAAATCCTGGTGCGGGTGGTGCTGGCGTAGCTCCTCCCGGACAGGGGGGACAGTATGCTCCGTATTATGACAATGAACCTGAGATGGGTGGAAGGTGGGAGGGTGGCGGTATGGGCAGAGAGACTTGGGCGAGCGAGAGTGGATGGAGTCAAAATG AACCCAACTATCCTCCCTCAGATTACCACGGAGGTCCCGGTTACTTGCCGTCTCGAGCGTCGACTCCAACCTTTGAAGGCAGCAACGCGGGACACCGACCTCGTGACCCTTACCCCGCTTGGACTGTTGATGCCAACATCCCATTGTccaaggaagagattgaggacGTTTTGATTGACCTTGCAAACAAGTTTGGTTTCCAAAAGGACTCTTCTCGAAATGTCTACGACTTTCTCATGATCCAACTTGACTCTCGTGCTTCTCGAATGTCCCCTAACCAAGCTCTTCTTACTCTCCACGCCGACTACATTGGTGGTGAACACGCTAACTACCGCAAATGGTACTTTGCTGCTCAACTCGACTTGGACGACGCTATCGGTGCTGTGCAGAACCCTGGTCTTAACCGAGTGCGTTCAGTTGCCCGACGTGGCGGCAAGACCAAGAACCCTCTCGCTACCGCCCAAGAAAAGTCTCTCGAATCTGCCACCTCTCGTTGGCGAACGGCTATGAACAATATGTCTCAGTACGATCGCCTTCGTCAAGTCGCTCTTTACTTGCTTTGTTGGGGTGAAGCCGCTCAGGTCAGGTTCATGCCCGAATGTCTTTGTTTCATCTTTAAATGTGCGGATGATTACTATCGATCTCCCGAATGCCAAAACAGGCAAGAAGCCGTCCCTGAGGGTCTGTATTTGAGGGCTGTTATAAAGCCTCTTTACCGATTCTTGAGGGATCAGGGGTACGAGGTTGTGGATGGCAAGTTCTtaagaagagagagagatcATGATAAGGTTATCGGGTATGACGATGTGAATCAGTTGTTCTGGTATCCTGAAGGAATCAGTCGAATCACTTTGAATGACAAC ACCCGACTTGTCGATATTCCACCTGCTCAGCGATTCATGAAGTTTGACAGAATCGACTGGAACAAGGTTTTCTTCAAGACATACCTTGAGAAGcgatccttcttccatcttttgGTCAACTTTAACCGTATCTGGGTTCTCCACATTTCCGTCTTTTGGTTCTTCACCGCATACAACGCCCCTTCTATTTATGCTCCATCCGGATCAACGACAGCAACAACGCCAATGGCTTGGTCTATGACGGGTTTAGGTGGTTTCGTCGCCACTCTCATCATGATTGCTGCCACTCTAGCCGAGTTTAGCTACATCCCTACCACTTGGAACAACACTTCTCACCTTACTCGTCGCCTTATCTTCCTATTAATTATTCTCGCTATAACCGGTGGACCATCAATTTATATCGCGTTCTTCAATCAGACAGGTCATGTTGCATTGATTCTCGGTATCGTCCAATTCTTCTGTTCCGTCGTCGCCACCATCGCCTTCGCCACTCTGCCCTCTGGCCGAATGTTTGGTGACCGTGTGGCCGGCAAGAGCAGGAAGTATCTTGCGAACCAAACTTTCACCGCGTCTTATCCCGCTCTCGGCTTCTACCCTCGTGTGgcatctttcctcctttggTTCCTCGTTTTCGGCTGCAAGTTCACCGAGTcctacttcttcttgactttgTCTTTCCGTGACCCAATGAAGGTCATGAACGGTATGAAGGTTCAGAACTGTCACGATAAGTACTTCGGCAATGGTCTGTGTACGAATCAGCCTGCTTTTGCCCTCGCTGTCATGTTTGTCATGGACTTGACtctgttcttcttggatACCTTTTTGTGGTATGTCATTTGGAACACTGTCTTCTCTATCGCCAGAAGCTTTGCTATCGGTATGAGTATCTGGACCCCTTGGAAGGATATCTTCGCCAGGCTGCCCAAGAGGATCTATGCCAAAATCCTTGCTACGGATGATATGGAAGTCAAGTACAAGCCGAAGGTCTTGGTCTCTCAAGTCTGGAACGCCGTTATCATTTCCATGTACCGCGAACACCTTCTCTCGATCGAGCACGTCCAAAAACTTCTTTACCATCAAATCCAATCTGATCAACCCGGCAAGCGTACTCTTCGAGCGCCCGCTTTCTTTATCTCTCAGAGCGAGAAAGGTTCCAAGGCCGAGTTTTTCCCCAAGGGCAGTGAAGCCGAGCGACGAATCTGTTTCTTTGCTCAGTCCCTCACCACCTCCATCCCTGCTCCTATTCCTGTTGATGCTATGCCTACTTTCACTGTGCTTGTTCCTCACTATTCTGAGAAGATCTTGCTCTCTCTTAGGGAGATTATCAGGGAAGAGGACCAGAACACCCGTGTCACTTTACTGGAGTACTTGAAGCAGCTCCACCCTGTCGAATGGGACAACTTTGTACGCGACACGAAGATCCTCGCTGAAGAGTCCGACGCTTTCAATGGTGGCAATCCCTTCGCGTctgatgagaaggaggaagccAAGAAGGCCGATGACATTCCGTTCTACACCATCGGTTTCAAGTCTGCCGCTCCCGAATACACTCTTCGTACTCGAATTTGGGCTTCTCTTCGTGCTCAGACCTTGTACCGAACTGTATCTGGTTTCATGAACTACAGCAAGGCCATCAAGCTTCTTTACCGAGTTGAAAACCCCGAGGTTGTCCAGCTTTTTGGTGGCAACACTGACCAGCTCGAAAGGGAGCTTGAAAGGATGGCTCGACGAAAATTCAAGTTTGTCGTTTCTATGCAGCGATACTCGAAGTTCAACAAGGAAGAGCACGAAAACGCGGAATTTTTGTTACGTGCCTACCCCGACTTGCAGATTGCCTACCTCGACGAGGAGCCTCCTCGCAAGGACGGCGGCGAGTCTCGTATCTTCTCTGCCTTGATTGACGGTCACTCTGAAATAATGCCTAACGGTCGACGACGCCCCAAGTTCCGTATTGAGCTTCCTGGTAACCCCATTCTTGGTGACGGTAAATCTGATAACCAGAACCACGCCATTGTTTTCTACCGAGGCGAGTACCTCCAGCTCATCGATGCGAACCAGGACAACTATCTCGAAGAGTGTTTGAAGATTCGAAACGTCCTCGGCGAGTTTGAGGAATTCAAGGTATCTACCCAAAGCCCTTACGCTGCCCAGGGTCACGCCGACTTTGCCAAGTTCCCCGTTGCCATTTTGGGTGCCCGAGAATACATTTTCTCCGAAAACATTGGTATCCTTGGTGACATTGCTGCTGGTAAAGAACAGACTTTCGGTACTCTTGCTGCTAGATCTTTATCCTACATCGGTGGTAAGCTGCACTACGGTCACCCCGATTTCCTCAACGCTATCTACATGAACACTCGTGGTGGTGTTTCCAAGGCTCAGAAGGGTTTGCATCTTAACGAAGATATCTTCGCTGGTATGCTTGCTTTCGGTCGAGGTGGTCGTATCAAGCATTCCGAATACTACCAGTGTGGTAAGGGTCGAGATCTTGGTTTTGGTACTATTCTCAATTTCCAGACTAAAATTGGTACTGGTATGGGCGAACAAATGCTTTCACGAGAGTATTACTACTTGGGCACCCAGCTTCCGATCGATAGATTCCTGACTTTCTATTATGGTCACCCCGGTTTCCACATCAACAACATTTTGGTCATGATGTCTGTCCAAGTCTTCATGCTTGCTCTCGTATTCCTCGGTACTCTTAACAAGCAACTTACCGTCTGCAGATACTCTTCTGGTGGTGACATCCTTCCTGGTCAGAGTGGTTGTTACAACCTTGTCCCTGTGTTCAAATGGATCAAGAGGTgtatcatctccatcttcatcgtgTTCTGGATTGCCTTTGTTCCTCTTTTCGTACAGGAACTTACCGAACGGGGTACTGGCCGAGCTATTCTCCGACTGTGCAAGCACTTCTTGTCGCTTTCGCCAGTCTTCGAAGTGTTCTCCACCCAGATTTACATGCactccatcctcaacgaCTTGACTTTCGGTGGTGCCAGGTATATCGCCACTGGTCGTGGTTTCGCTACCACTCGAATTTCTTTCAGCATTCTCTA CTCCCGATTCGCTGGACCTTCGATCTACCTCGGTATGCGTACccttgtcctccttctctttatCACCCTCACAGTCTGGGTTCCTCATCTTATCTACTTCTGGATTACTGTCGTCGGTCTTTGTGttgctcctttccttttcaacCCTCACCAGTTCGCCATTGCCGACTTTATCATCGACTACCGAGAATTCCTTCGTTGGATGTCTCGAGGTAATTCGCGAACACATGCCAACTCTTGGGTCGGTTACTGTCGGTTGTCCCGAACTAGGGTCACTGGTTTCAAGCGCAAGAGGTTGGGTCTCCCTAGTGAGAAGTTGTCGAGTGATGTGCCTAGGGCTCCCTGGAAGGCTATTCTGATCGGAGAAATCATCGGCCCCATCTGTTTGGCTATTCTCTTCGTGATCTGttatctcttcatcaagaGTTTCGCCGTGGACGGTCAAATTCAGCCTGGTTTGGTCAGGATTGCGATCATCGCCCTTGGTCCTATTGTTTGGAACATGGCTCTTTTGATTACTCTGTTTTTGATTTCTGTCTTCCTTGGCCCTTGT CTGAACTCCTACACTCACCAGTTTGGAGCTACAATGGCTGCCCTCGCTCACTTCGGTGCTGTCGCTGGTATGcttgtcttcttcgagCTCCTTTGGTTCCTTGAGCTTTGGAACACTTCCCATGCCGTCCTCGGTATCATCGCTGTCATCAGTGTGCAGAGGTGTATCTTCAAGTTCCTCATCGCTGTTTTCTTGTCGCGAGAGTTCAAGCACGACGAAACCAACAGGGCCTGGTGGACT GGTGTTTGGTTCAACCGTGGTTTGGGTTCTCACGCGCTCTCTCAGCCCGCCCGAGAGTTTGTTGTCAAGACAATCGAAATGGGCTTGTACTCTGCCGACTTTATTGCCTGCCACT TgctcctcgccctccttaCCATCCCCATGTTTATCCCTTACTTTGACCGAGTTCACGCTACTATGCTCTTCTGGCTCGCGCCCAATCAGCAAATCAGGCCTCCTATTTACAGCTTCAGGCAGAGGAGCCAACGACGAAAGATTGTTTTCAAGT ACGGTCTTTTGTACTTGATTATCCAAGGTATATTTATTGCCCTCATCGTCGTTCCCATCATTTTCAAGGACGTCGCCGGCCTTACGCCAAAGAGTGTGCCTTTCAACGGTATCATCTAA
- a CDS encoding uridine permease translates to MPIRLRMPKLVVEGSKGREAALENDDLLPIPLERRTWNFTTFSIFWFSAVGTVANWLSGGTFLSYGITVWDGILCNFFGYLLISFFMVINGCAGSVYHIGFPVYCRSSFGVFGSFWPVFNRALSACVWNGVNTVTGGQCIYIFLHSIFPSIAHLPNHMPSTSGMTSAQMCGFFLFWFFTGCALFLSVPKWKILIHAKLIAYFLSCVGMLALALTTSKGVGNTLTAGPTAHGSERAWLIVRFTLLSAAGCSTFASNASDWQRNATHKRDPIFGQIFGFPMSNFITTLCGLIVAASSEKAYGTLIWNPLTYLDRILTENYVAKTRAGTAIISIGFAYSALFSCVFENVLPAGNDISSLAPKYLSMKRAFAICMIITVVLLFLKYLLGSAGIFVTFISSYQIFLFSIVGVLLVDYYVVSKGRLDLTWMYTADKKGPYYYTFGINWRAIFAYCIGAGVNFAGFLNNMGVKGFSTGVIRSFYFAFITTGCASGLSYYLLAKFFPQENYRRFKGLRFREWTEEEVELYVQSAPWRILGTAPPKVGEDGVPIMPGNRRSSEDVEDMGEKKVGTTQTTILEV, encoded by the exons ATGCCTATACGACTAAGGATGCCCAagttggtggtggaaggCTCAAAAGGCAGAGAGGCTGCGCTTGAAAATGATGATCTTCTGCCCATTCCAttggagagaag AACTTGGAATTTCACCACTTTCT CAATATTCTGGTTCTCGGCTGTTGGAACGGTTGCCAACTGGTTGAGCGGAGGCACATTCTTGTCC TACGGCATCACTGTCTGGGATGGTATCCTTTGCAACTTTTTCGGATatctcctcatctccttcttcatggTCATCAATGGTTGCGCCGGTTCTGTCTATCAC ATCGGTTTCCCTGTTTATTGTCGATCTTCATTTGGCGTCTTTGGTTCATTTTGGCCTGTGTTCAATCGTGCTCTCTCAGCATGTGTCTGGAACGGCGTCAACACCGTCACCGGCGGTCAATGTATCtacatcttcctccactctatctttccttccattgCTCATCTCCCCAATCACATGCCCTCCACCTCGGGTATGACCTCTGCCCAGATGTGCggcttctttctcttctggTTCTTCACCGGCTGCGCACTCTTTCTCTCCGTTCCCAAATGGAAGATCCTCATCCATGCCAAGCTCATCGCCTACTTCCTCAGTTGCGTGGGCATGCTCGCTCTCGCGCTCACCACCAGCAAAGGTGTAGGAAACACTTTGACAGCTGGACCTACAGCTCATGGAAGTGAGAGAGCATGGTTGATTGTGAGGTTCACTTTGCTCTCTGCGGCGGGGTGTTCAACATTTGCGAGTAATGCGAGTGATTGGCAGCGAAATGCTACCCACAAGAGGGATCCCATTTTCGGTCAGATCTTTGGCTTCCCAATGTCCAAC TTTATCACCACCCTCTGCGGTCTCATCGTCGCCGCTTCCTCCGAAAAAGCATACGGCACCCTCATCTGGAATCCACTCACCTACCTTGATCGTATTCTGACGGAAAATTACGTTGCCAAAACCCGAGCGGGCACTGCAATCATCTCTATCGGTTTTGCTTATTCTGCGCTCTTTTCTTGTGTGTTTGAGAATGTGTTGCCGGCGGGTAATGATATCAGCTCTTTGGCGCCCAAATATTTGTCAATGAAGAGGGCGTTTGCGATCTGTATGATTATAACTGTGGT CTTACTCTTTCTCAAGTATCTCCTTGGGTCGGCGGGTATCTTCGTCACATTCATCTCGTCATACCagatcttcctcttcagtaTTGTTGGCGTTCTTCTCGTTGATTACTACGTCGTCTCAAAGGGTCGACTTGACCTTACTTGGATGTATACTGCAGACAAGAAAGGTCCTTACT ACTATACCTTCGGTATCAACTGGAGGGCAATATTTGCTTACTGTATCGGCGCTGGCGTCAATTTTGCCGGCT TCCTCAACAACATGGGTGTAAAAGGTTTCTCCACCGGTGTTATCCGTTCATTCTACTTCGCATTCATAACCACCGGCTGCGCCTCTGGGCTCTCTTACTACCTCCTCGCTAAATTTTTCCCTCAAGAGAATTACAGACGTTTCAAAGGGCTCAGATTCCGTGAAtggacagaagaagaggtcgaGCTTTATGTACAGAGTGCACCGTGGAGGATTTTGGGGACAGCCCCACCAAAAGTGGGGGAGGATGGAGTGCCTATCATGCCTGGAAATAGGAGAAGTTCggaagatgtggaagatatgggtgagaagaaggtcggTACCACTCAAACCACTATTCTCGAGGTGTAA